Proteins from a genomic interval of Amycolatopsis sp. cg13:
- the pheS gene encoding phenylalanine--tRNA ligase subunit alpha yields the protein MSGATEQPVDVLAPETLRAAIKAAEDAFAGAADLDALAAVKPAHLGDQSPVLLARREIAALPKQEKADAGKRVNEARQAVQSAFDARRAALQAERDERVLREEAVDVTLPWDQVPRGARHPISTLSERIADVFVAMGYEVAEGPELEAEWFNFDALNFGKDHPARQLQDTFYVGEEGSGLVLRTHTSPVQARSLLHRDLPVYVVCPGRTYRTDELDSTHTPVFTQVEGLAVDKGLTMAHLKGTLDAFARAMFGESSKTRLRPHFFPFTEPSAEVDVWFEEKKGGPGWVEWGGCGMVNPNVLRACGVDPEIYSGFAFGMGIERTLQFRNGIPDMRDMVEGDVRFTLPFGTEA from the coding sequence ATGTCCGGAGCCACAGAACAGCCGGTCGACGTGCTCGCACCGGAGACCCTGCGCGCGGCGATCAAGGCGGCCGAGGACGCCTTCGCCGGCGCGGCCGACCTGGACGCGCTCGCCGCCGTCAAACCGGCCCATCTCGGGGACCAGTCTCCGGTGCTGCTGGCGCGCCGGGAGATCGCCGCGCTGCCCAAGCAGGAGAAGGCCGACGCGGGCAAACGCGTCAACGAGGCGCGGCAGGCGGTGCAGTCCGCGTTCGACGCGCGCCGCGCCGCGTTGCAGGCCGAGCGCGACGAGCGCGTGCTCCGCGAGGAGGCCGTCGACGTCACGCTGCCGTGGGACCAGGTCCCGCGCGGAGCCCGGCACCCGATCAGCACGCTGTCCGAGCGCATCGCCGACGTCTTCGTCGCCATGGGCTACGAGGTCGCCGAGGGGCCCGAGCTCGAGGCCGAGTGGTTCAACTTCGACGCGCTGAACTTCGGCAAGGACCATCCGGCGCGCCAGCTGCAGGACACGTTCTACGTCGGCGAGGAAGGCTCCGGCCTGGTGCTGCGCACGCACACCTCCCCGGTGCAGGCCCGCAGCCTGCTGCACCGCGATCTGCCGGTCTACGTCGTGTGCCCGGGCCGCACCTACCGCACCGACGAGCTCGACTCCACGCACACGCCGGTGTTCACCCAGGTCGAGGGCCTCGCCGTCGACAAGGGCCTCACCATGGCGCACCTCAAGGGCACGCTCGACGCGTTCGCCCGCGCGATGTTCGGCGAGAGCTCGAAGACGCGGCTGCGCCCGCACTTCTTCCCGTTCACCGAGCCGTCGGCGGAGGTCGACGTCTGGTTCGAGGAGAAGAAGGGCGGCCCCGGCTGGGTCGAATGGGGCGGCTGCGGCATGGTCAACCCGAACGTCCTGCGCGCGTGCGGCGTCGACCCGGAGATCTACTCCGGCTTCGCGTTCGGCATGGGCATCGAGCGGACGCTGCAGTTCCGCAACGGCATCCCGGACATGCGCGACATGGTCGAAGGCGACGTCCGGTTCACCCTTCCCTTCGGAACGGAGGCGTAG
- the pheT gene encoding phenylalanine--tRNA ligase subunit beta codes for MRVPVSWLTEHLEVDADVTPQDLADAFVRIGIEVDELSELGPVTGPLVVGRVAEIEELTGFKKPVRFCRVEVGEEPDPEPDDAELSEEDEDEDDGPLENEGPHGIKTRGIVCGASNFAEGDLVVVALPGVVLPGDFEIAARKTYGKVSDGMICSAAELGLGDDHSGILVLPPGTASPGDDAKDLLGLDDTVIEVTPTPDRGYALSIRGLARELSNALDVPFGDPAMLDNFPEAEGEAWPVRVDDPEGCPRFVLRRVTGLDATAPTPWRIRRRLMLAGIRSISLAVDVTNYVMLELGHPLHAFATGSIQGDLVVRRAKAGEKLTTLDDVERTLDADDIVIADDSGVISLAGTMGGASTEITPESTDVLLEAAHWNPASISRTARRHKLFSEAAKRFERYTDPALCAAAVELAARLLRQYGEGAIRPGRTDVGGVAPHAPVTMPINLPDQIAGVRYERGVTVRRLGQIGCKVQLSTSDQGVGLVTATPPSWRGDLVQPADLVEEVLRLEGYDSIPSVLPAAPAGRGLTDSQRRRRAVSGALAEAGYVEVRPFPFIGDAVWDAFGLPEDDIRRTTVRVQNPLEADHDRMATTLLPGLLETLQRNVSRGLKDVSLFHVGQVVLPKPNQLKVPDLGVEHRPSDEDLAVLEAAVPAQPVHVAVVLSGQRPRAGWWGKGDQAGWADAVQAARLVAEAAGVELTVQAADLLPWHPGRCAQLRVGDWPVGHAGELHPKVVEALGLPPRTVAMELDLDAIPLPDSRPAPSISAYPPVLLDVALVAGTDVPSADLADVLREGAGELLEEITLFDVYTGEQLGDGKRSLAYKLRFRAADRTLTVDEATKARDAAVAAAGERFGATLRA; via the coding sequence GTGCGAGTCCCGGTGAGCTGGCTGACCGAGCATCTCGAAGTGGATGCCGACGTCACGCCGCAGGACCTGGCCGACGCCTTCGTGCGGATCGGGATCGAGGTCGACGAGCTGAGCGAGCTCGGCCCGGTGACCGGCCCGCTCGTGGTCGGCCGCGTCGCGGAGATCGAGGAGCTGACCGGCTTCAAGAAGCCGGTGCGGTTCTGCCGCGTCGAGGTCGGCGAGGAGCCCGACCCCGAGCCCGACGACGCGGAACTGTCCGAAGAGGACGAAGACGAGGACGACGGCCCGCTCGAGAACGAGGGCCCGCACGGCATCAAGACGCGCGGCATCGTCTGCGGCGCGAGCAACTTCGCCGAGGGCGACCTCGTCGTGGTCGCGCTGCCGGGCGTCGTCCTGCCGGGCGATTTCGAGATCGCCGCGCGCAAGACCTACGGCAAGGTCAGCGACGGCATGATCTGCTCGGCGGCCGAACTCGGCCTCGGCGACGACCACAGCGGCATCCTCGTGCTCCCGCCGGGCACGGCGAGCCCGGGCGACGACGCGAAGGACCTGCTCGGCCTCGACGACACCGTCATCGAGGTCACGCCGACCCCGGACCGCGGCTACGCGCTGTCGATCCGCGGCCTGGCGCGCGAACTGTCGAACGCGCTCGACGTGCCGTTCGGCGACCCGGCGATGCTCGACAACTTCCCGGAAGCCGAGGGCGAAGCCTGGCCGGTCCGGGTCGATGACCCCGAGGGCTGCCCGCGGTTCGTGCTGCGCCGCGTCACCGGTCTCGACGCGACCGCGCCGACGCCGTGGCGGATCCGCCGCAGGCTGATGCTGGCCGGCATCCGGTCCATCTCGCTCGCGGTCGACGTCACCAACTACGTGATGCTCGAGCTCGGCCACCCGCTGCACGCGTTCGCGACCGGTTCCATCCAGGGCGACCTGGTGGTGCGCCGCGCGAAGGCGGGGGAGAAGCTCACCACGCTCGACGACGTTGAGCGCACCCTCGACGCGGACGACATTGTGATCGCCGACGACAGCGGTGTGATCTCCCTGGCCGGCACGATGGGCGGCGCCAGCACGGAGATCACGCCGGAGAGCACCGACGTGCTCCTCGAAGCGGCGCACTGGAACCCGGCGTCGATCAGCCGCACCGCGCGACGGCACAAGCTGTTCTCCGAGGCGGCGAAGCGCTTCGAGCGCTACACCGACCCGGCGCTGTGCGCGGCCGCGGTGGAACTCGCCGCGCGACTGCTGCGCCAGTACGGCGAAGGCGCGATCCGCCCGGGCCGCACCGACGTCGGCGGGGTCGCCCCGCACGCCCCGGTGACCATGCCGATCAACCTGCCGGACCAGATCGCCGGCGTGCGCTACGAACGCGGCGTCACCGTGCGGCGGCTGGGCCAGATCGGCTGCAAGGTCCAGCTCAGCACGAGCGACCAGGGCGTCGGCCTCGTCACCGCGACCCCGCCGAGCTGGCGCGGCGACCTCGTGCAGCCGGCCGACCTCGTCGAGGAGGTCCTGCGGCTCGAGGGCTACGACAGCATCCCGTCGGTCCTGCCGGCCGCGCCCGCGGGCCGCGGTCTCACCGACTCCCAGCGCCGCCGCCGCGCGGTGTCCGGCGCGCTCGCCGAGGCGGGCTACGTCGAGGTGCGCCCGTTCCCGTTCATCGGCGACGCGGTGTGGGACGCCTTCGGCCTGCCCGAGGACGACATCCGCCGCACCACGGTGCGCGTGCAGAACCCGCTCGAAGCCGACCACGACCGGATGGCGACGACCCTCCTGCCGGGCCTGCTGGAGACGTTGCAGCGCAACGTTTCCCGCGGCCTGAAGGACGTGTCGCTGTTCCACGTCGGCCAGGTCGTGCTGCCGAAGCCGAACCAGCTCAAGGTCCCGGACCTCGGCGTCGAGCACCGCCCGAGCGACGAGGACCTCGCCGTGCTGGAGGCCGCCGTGCCCGCGCAGCCGGTGCACGTCGCCGTCGTCCTCAGCGGCCAGCGCCCGCGCGCCGGCTGGTGGGGCAAGGGCGACCAGGCAGGCTGGGCCGACGCCGTGCAGGCCGCGCGCCTCGTGGCCGAGGCCGCCGGCGTGGAGCTCACCGTGCAGGCCGCGGATCTCCTGCCGTGGCACCCGGGCCGCTGCGCCCAGCTGCGGGTGGGCGACTGGCCGGTCGGCCACGCGGGCGAACTGCACCCGAAGGTCGTCGAGGCCCTCGGCCTGCCGCCGCGCACGGTCGCCATGGAACTCGACCTGGACGCGATCCCGCTGCCCGACTCCCGTCCTGCGCCCAGCATCTCGGCCTACCCGCCGGTGCTGCTGGACGTCGCACTGGTCGCCGGCACGGACGTCCCGTCCGCCGACCTCGCCGACGTGCTCCGCGAAGGAGCCGGCGAACTGCTCGAGGAGATCACCCTCTTCGACGTTTACACCGGCGAGCAGCTCGGCGACGGCAAGCGTTCCCTGGCGTACAAGCTCCGCTTCCGCGCCGCGGACCGCACCCTCACCGTCGACGAGGCCACCAAGGCTCGCGACGCCGCGGTCGCCGCTGCCGGCGAGCGCTTCGGAGCCACGCTCCGCGCCTGA
- a CDS encoding DNA alkylation repair protein codes for MSAGEALITAVRTGLAELADPVKAPEMQAYMKSAMPFRGVPKPPRGELMKALLAEHVLPDRVTFTETVLALWREAEYREERYAAIDLSGHRAYRRWQNPELLEMYEELIVTGAWWDYVDEVAIRRVGPILREHRAAVTPVLRRWMTDADRWRRRTAVICQVSAKDEVDQGLLADAIEANLGDRDFFLRKGIGWALRDHARAEPEWVRAFVRAHPGLSPLSTREAMKHLG; via the coding sequence ATGAGTGCGGGCGAAGCGTTGATCACGGCGGTGCGAACCGGGCTCGCCGAGCTGGCAGACCCGGTCAAGGCACCGGAAATGCAGGCGTACATGAAGTCCGCGATGCCGTTTCGCGGAGTGCCGAAACCGCCGCGCGGCGAGCTCATGAAGGCGCTTCTCGCCGAGCATGTTCTGCCCGATCGAGTGACGTTCACCGAGACCGTGCTCGCGTTGTGGCGGGAGGCGGAGTACCGCGAGGAGCGGTACGCGGCGATCGATCTTTCCGGGCACCGTGCCTATCGGCGATGGCAGAACCCGGAACTGCTGGAGATGTACGAGGAGCTGATCGTCACCGGGGCGTGGTGGGACTACGTCGACGAGGTCGCGATCCGCCGGGTCGGGCCGATCCTGCGCGAGCACCGGGCGGCGGTCACGCCGGTTCTTCGCCGCTGGATGACAGACGCTGATCGCTGGCGCCGGCGAACGGCGGTGATCTGTCAGGTCAGCGCGAAGGACGAGGTGGACCAAGGGCTGCTCGCCGACGCGATCGAGGCGAACCTCGGCGACCGGGATTTCTTTCTGCGCAAGGGAATCGGCTGGGCGCTGCGGGATCACGCCCGCGCCGAACCGGAGTGGGTCCGCGCGTTCGTCCGAGCGCATCCGGGGCTGTCCCCGCTGTCCACAAGGGAGGCGATGAAGCACCTCGGCTGA
- a CDS encoding alpha/beta hydrolase — translation MRKIVTALAAAAVAAGTLAVAPAATAVQPEETGYAPPPIKWGPCSAPGLAKAGAECGFLVAPMDYAQPSGETVQIAVSRVKHKTAKYQGVMLVNPGGPGGSGLGLSVLGRNVPKHAGDSYDWIGFDPRGVGSSKPALTCDGNYFAPARPAYVPNTPQLESTWRARTKGYAEACAKNGPLLQHIKTTDVAQDMESLRKALGEKQINYYGFSYGTYLGQVYSTLHPDRMRRMVLDGNVDPRKVWYDANLDQDVAFDRNIKIYFGWLAKYDNVYHLGKTGSAVEQLWYAQQRKLDRNPAGGVIGGDEWLDVFLQAGYYVFGWEDMAKAFDGWVHRGDWQSLKALYDKSNAPGDDNGYAVYSAVQCTDAQWPQDWDRWRRDAWATHRRAPFETWSNTWYNANCLNWPAKAGKPVDIDGSKASGALLISEELDAATPYSGSLEVRKRYPRSSLISAPGGTTHAGSLSGVSCVDDRVADYLATGALPKRVRDDRSDVQCAAVPQPVPSPVATGAQQKADALTKAAAEEKQSLLSGLLRF, via the coding sequence GTGAGGAAAATCGTCACCGCACTGGCCGCCGCCGCAGTCGCGGCCGGAACGCTGGCTGTCGCACCCGCCGCCACCGCGGTGCAGCCCGAGGAGACGGGCTACGCGCCACCGCCGATCAAGTGGGGACCCTGTTCCGCCCCCGGCCTCGCGAAGGCGGGCGCCGAATGCGGATTCCTGGTGGCACCCATGGATTACGCCCAGCCATCGGGCGAGACCGTGCAGATCGCCGTCTCGCGGGTGAAGCACAAGACCGCGAAGTACCAGGGCGTGATGCTGGTGAACCCGGGCGGCCCGGGCGGTTCCGGGCTCGGCCTTTCGGTGCTCGGTCGGAACGTGCCCAAGCACGCCGGCGACAGCTACGACTGGATCGGCTTCGACCCTCGCGGCGTCGGCTCCAGCAAACCGGCTCTCACGTGCGACGGGAACTATTTCGCGCCCGCCCGCCCGGCTTACGTGCCGAACACGCCGCAGCTGGAGAGCACCTGGCGTGCCCGCACGAAGGGCTACGCCGAGGCCTGCGCGAAGAACGGCCCGCTGCTCCAGCACATCAAGACCACTGACGTCGCGCAGGACATGGAAAGCCTTCGGAAGGCGCTGGGCGAGAAGCAGATCAACTACTACGGCTTCTCTTACGGCACTTACCTCGGGCAGGTCTACAGCACGCTGCACCCGGACCGCATGCGCCGGATGGTGCTCGACGGGAACGTCGATCCGCGCAAGGTCTGGTACGACGCCAACCTCGACCAGGACGTCGCCTTCGACCGCAACATCAAGATCTACTTCGGCTGGCTCGCGAAGTACGACAACGTCTATCACCTCGGCAAGACCGGTTCGGCGGTCGAGCAGCTTTGGTACGCGCAGCAGCGCAAACTCGACCGGAACCCGGCGGGCGGCGTGATCGGCGGCGACGAGTGGCTCGACGTCTTCCTGCAGGCCGGTTACTACGTGTTCGGCTGGGAGGACATGGCCAAGGCGTTCGACGGCTGGGTGCACCGCGGCGACTGGCAGTCGCTGAAAGCGTTGTACGACAAGTCGAACGCGCCCGGCGACGACAACGGCTACGCGGTGTACAGCGCGGTGCAGTGCACCGATGCGCAGTGGCCGCAGGACTGGGACCGCTGGCGCCGCGACGCCTGGGCCACCCACCGCCGCGCGCCGTTCGAGACCTGGAGCAACACCTGGTACAACGCGAACTGCCTGAACTGGCCCGCGAAGGCGGGCAAGCCGGTGGACATCGACGGATCGAAGGCGAGCGGCGCGCTGTTGATCAGCGAGGAACTCGACGCGGCCACGCCGTACTCGGGCAGCCTCGAAGTGCGCAAGCGCTACCCGCGTTCGAGCCTCATCAGCGCGCCCGGCGGGACGACGCACGCCGGATCGCTCTCCGGGGTGTCGTGCGTGGACGACCGGGTCGCCGACTACCTCGCCACCGGGGCGTTGCCGAAGCGGGTTCGTGACGACCGCTCCGACGTCCAGTGCGCCGCGGTGCCGCAGCCGGTTCCGTCTCCGGTCGCCACCGGCGCGCAGCAGAAGGCCGATGCCCTGACGAAGGCCGCGGCGGAGGAGAAGCAGAGCCTGCTTTCCGGTTTGCTGCGTTTCTGA
- a CDS encoding helix-turn-helix domain containing protein, whose amino-acid sequence MTIIQEHRTEVRSGDVQYQVAVVTRTEDGEPERVTVTVGGERPDGEPVVEGRLELDVTSVATVAELLDTSLRTFAGGGSRRRSRGRPAQQGRPWTDEMDADLEARWLAGDSVTELARHFARTPGGIRARLPRVGCDPEHPGNHLPTPPSLREAEEGAD is encoded by the coding sequence ATGACGATCATTCAGGAGCACCGGACCGAGGTCCGGTCAGGAGATGTCCAGTACCAGGTCGCCGTCGTCACCCGCACCGAGGACGGCGAGCCGGAGCGAGTCACCGTCACGGTCGGCGGAGAACGGCCGGACGGCGAACCCGTCGTCGAGGGCAGACTCGAACTCGACGTGACGTCCGTGGCGACCGTCGCGGAGCTGCTCGACACGAGCCTGCGCACCTTCGCGGGCGGCGGTTCGCGGCGAAGATCGCGCGGACGCCCGGCACAGCAGGGCAGACCGTGGACCGACGAGATGGACGCGGATTTGGAAGCCCGCTGGCTCGCGGGCGATTCGGTGACCGAGCTGGCGCGCCATTTCGCGCGGACGCCGGGAGGGATCCGGGCGCGCTTGCCGCGGGTGGGCTGCGATCCGGAGCATCCGGGGAATCATCTGCCGACGCCGCCGAGTCTCCGCGAAGCGGAGGAGGGAGCGGACTGA
- the argC gene encoding N-acetyl-gamma-glutamyl-phosphate reductase: MTVKIAVAGASGYAGGELLRLLLTHPEVEIGALTAASSAGTTLGTHQPHLAPLAGRVLLETNAETLAGHDVVFLALPHGHSAEIAAQLGPDVLVVDLGADHRLANAADWRRWYSGEHAGQWPYGMPELPGAREKLVGAKRIAVPGCFPTGGSLALAPALAAGLVEPAVTVVSVTGTSGAGKSLRPNLLGSEVMGNASAYGVAGAHRHTPEFVQNLSGAAGKPVSVSFTPVLAPMPRGILTTASAQLVQDIDEAAARAVYEKAYGAEPFVQILPEGAWPTTAATVGSNNVQLQFGIDADAGRLVVVTSIDNLTKGTAGGAVQSMNLALGFPEATGLSTVGVAP, translated from the coding sequence ATGACGGTGAAGATCGCGGTAGCCGGGGCCAGCGGGTACGCGGGCGGCGAACTGCTGCGCCTGCTCCTGACCCATCCCGAGGTCGAGATCGGCGCTCTCACGGCGGCGAGCAGTGCGGGGACGACGCTGGGCACGCACCAGCCGCACCTTGCGCCGCTTGCCGGGCGCGTGCTGCTCGAGACGAACGCGGAGACGCTCGCGGGCCATGACGTCGTGTTCCTTGCTCTGCCGCACGGCCATTCGGCCGAGATCGCGGCTCAGCTCGGGCCGGACGTGCTCGTGGTCGACCTTGGGGCCGATCATCGGCTCGCGAACGCGGCGGACTGGCGACGGTGGTACTCCGGTGAGCACGCGGGGCAGTGGCCGTACGGGATGCCCGAGCTGCCCGGTGCGCGCGAGAAGCTCGTGGGCGCCAAGCGGATCGCGGTGCCCGGCTGCTTCCCGACTGGCGGGTCGCTGGCGTTGGCGCCTGCGTTGGCGGCGGGGCTGGTCGAGCCCGCGGTCACGGTGGTGTCGGTGACGGGGACGTCGGGTGCGGGCAAGAGCTTGCGGCCGAATCTGCTCGGCTCTGAGGTGATGGGCAACGCGAGCGCGTACGGCGTCGCTGGGGCGCATCGGCATACGCCGGAGTTCGTGCAGAACCTCTCCGGTGCGGCGGGCAAGCCGGTGAGCGTGTCGTTCACGCCGGTGCTCGCTCCGATGCCGCGCGGCATTCTCACCACCGCGAGTGCTCAACTCGTGCAAGACATCGACGAGGCGGCCGCGCGCGCGGTGTACGAGAAGGCTTATGGTGCCGAGCCGTTCGTCCAGATCCTGCCCGAAGGGGCCTGGCCGACGACTGCGGCGACGGTCGGGTCGAACAACGTCCAGCTCCAGTTCGGGATCGACGCCGACGCGGGCAGGCTGGTCGTCGTCACCTCGATCGACAACCTCACCAAGGGCACCGCGGGCGGTGCCGTCCAATCGATGAACCTGGCGCTCGGTTTCCCCGAGGCCACCGGACTTTCCACCGTGGGAGTGGCACCGTGA
- the argJ gene encoding bifunctional glutamate N-acetyltransferase/amino-acid acetyltransferase ArgJ has translation MTVTGPKGFRAAGVAAGIKASGALDFTLVVNDGPLDVAAGVFTRNVIKAAPVLWSQEVLKQQKLKAVVLNSGGANAATGPGGFQDTHATAEKVAEVLGAGAIEVAVCSTGLIGERLPMAAVLSGVDSAVKALDASPEAGLNAATGVMTTDTKPKQAFAQHESGWSVGGFAKGAGMLAPNLATMLSVLTTDAVADKETLDRALRAATHITFDRLDVDGGTSTNDTVLVLASGASGVEPTEAELTELLTKVSHDLVLQLRADSEGATKDVDVTVKGAASEADAIVVARTIAEDNLVKTALFGSDPNWGRIAMALGRAPARIDPETVSIAINGVTLFAGGTTAEDRSAADLSGRAIDVVVDLGVGSDEATIYTTDLSHAYVEENSAYSS, from the coding sequence GTGACCGTCACCGGACCGAAGGGGTTCCGCGCCGCTGGCGTGGCCGCTGGGATCAAAGCCTCCGGCGCGCTCGACTTCACGCTGGTCGTCAACGACGGCCCGCTCGACGTCGCGGCGGGGGTGTTCACCCGCAACGTGATCAAGGCCGCGCCCGTGCTGTGGTCGCAGGAAGTGCTGAAGCAGCAGAAGCTGAAGGCCGTCGTGCTCAACTCCGGCGGGGCGAACGCGGCTACTGGACCGGGCGGGTTTCAGGACACGCACGCTACGGCGGAGAAGGTCGCCGAAGTGCTGGGCGCCGGGGCGATCGAGGTCGCGGTGTGTTCCACGGGACTGATCGGCGAGCGATTGCCGATGGCGGCGGTTCTGTCCGGTGTGGACAGTGCGGTCAAGGCGCTGGACGCCAGTCCGGAAGCGGGGCTCAACGCGGCCACCGGCGTCATGACCACCGACACCAAGCCGAAGCAGGCGTTCGCGCAGCACGAATCGGGCTGGAGCGTCGGCGGGTTCGCCAAGGGCGCGGGGATGCTCGCGCCGAATCTGGCGACGATGCTGTCCGTGCTGACCACGGATGCCGTGGCGGACAAGGAAACTCTCGACCGTGCCTTGCGCGCCGCCACGCACATCACGTTCGATCGGCTGGACGTCGACGGCGGCACGTCGACCAACGACACGGTGCTCGTGCTCGCCTCGGGCGCCAGTGGCGTCGAGCCGACTGAGGCCGAGTTGACCGAGTTGCTCACCAAGGTCAGCCACGATCTCGTGCTGCAGCTGCGGGCCGATTCCGAAGGTGCCACCAAGGATGTCGACGTCACGGTGAAGGGTGCCGCGTCCGAGGCCGACGCGATTGTCGTGGCCCGGACGATCGCCGAGGACAACCTGGTCAAGACCGCGTTGTTCGGGTCCGATCCCAACTGGGGCCGGATCGCGATGGCGCTCGGCCGCGCACCGGCGCGGATCGACCCGGAGACGGTCTCGATCGCCATCAACGGTGTCACCTTGTTCGCGGGCGGCACGACGGCTGAAGACCGGTCGGCGGCCGACCTGTCCGGGCGCGCCATCGACGTCGTCGTGGATCTCGGCGTCGGTTCGGACGAGGCCACGATCTACACCACGGATCTCTCGCACGCGTACGTCGAAGAGAACAGCGCGTACTCGTCATGA
- the argB gene encoding acetylglutamate kinase → MTDTGRLVSADERLASAAEKAGVLIEALPWLQRFHGATVVVKYGGNAMIDDQLKAAFAEDMVFLRLAGLHPVVVHGGGPQISAMLSRLGVPGEFKGGLRVTTPETMDIVRMVLVGQVSRELVGLINAHGPYAVGISGEDARLFTAERKQATVDGEQVDIGLVGEVAEVNPDAVLDIVNAGRIPVVSTVAPDVDGVVHNVNADTAAGALAAALGAEKLVVLTDVEGLYANWPDRSSLIDRIAVDRLERMLPGLASGMIPKMEACVRAVRGGVRGAHVIDGRLAHSVLLEVFTSRGVGTMVLPEAAASGTENA, encoded by the coding sequence ATGACGGATACCGGAAGGCTCGTCTCCGCCGACGAACGGCTCGCCAGCGCGGCCGAGAAGGCCGGAGTGCTGATCGAAGCGCTGCCGTGGCTGCAGCGGTTCCACGGCGCGACCGTCGTGGTCAAGTACGGCGGCAACGCGATGATCGACGACCAGCTGAAGGCCGCGTTCGCCGAGGACATGGTGTTCCTGCGGCTGGCCGGCCTGCATCCGGTGGTCGTCCACGGCGGCGGCCCGCAGATCAGCGCGATGCTGTCCCGGCTCGGCGTGCCGGGGGAGTTCAAGGGCGGGCTGCGCGTCACCACGCCGGAGACCATGGACATCGTGCGCATGGTGCTGGTCGGGCAGGTCAGCCGCGAGCTGGTCGGCCTGATCAACGCGCACGGGCCGTACGCCGTCGGCATCTCCGGCGAGGACGCGCGGCTGTTCACCGCCGAGCGCAAACAGGCCACTGTGGACGGTGAGCAGGTGGACATCGGCCTCGTCGGCGAGGTCGCCGAGGTGAACCCGGACGCGGTGCTCGACATCGTGAACGCCGGGCGCATCCCGGTCGTGTCCACGGTGGCCCCGGACGTCGACGGCGTGGTGCACAACGTCAACGCCGACACCGCCGCGGGCGCGCTCGCCGCGGCGCTCGGCGCGGAGAAGCTCGTCGTGCTCACTGACGTCGAAGGCCTTTACGCCAACTGGCCGGACCGGTCGTCGCTGATCGACCGGATCGCCGTCGACCGTCTCGAACGCATGTTGCCCGGCCTGGCCAGCGGCATGATCCCGAAGATGGAGGCGTGCGTGCGCGCGGTGCGCGGCGGCGTGCGCGGCGCCCACGTCATCGACGGCAGGCTCGCTCATTCGGTGCTGCTCGAGGTCTTCACCTCGCGCGGCGTCGGGACCATGGTGCTGCCCGAGGCAGCGGCATCCGGAACGGAGAACGCGTGA
- a CDS encoding acetylornithine transaminase, whose amino-acid sequence MTTLKSNADGQQHWQSALMDNYGTPGLTLVRGEGARVWDADGSEYVDLVGGIAVNALGHAHPEVVRAVTEQISKLGHTSNLYVNPVAVELAETLLDIAGLNGQGKVLFVNSGAEANEAALKITRLTGRSKVVAAEGAFHGRTMGALSLTGQPSKREAFEPLVPGVTHVPYGDVEALRAAVDGETAAVFLEPVLGEAGVIPAPDGYLQAAREITKAAGALLVLDEVQTGIGRLGTWFGFQQAGIVPDVITLAKGLGGGLPLGAVIGVGAAGDLLKPGQHGTTFGGNPVCCAAGLAVLRTIVRDDLLDHVSALGKDIAAGVEALGHPLVSGVRGAGLLLGIGLREPVSAAVAKAAQDAGYLVNPVAPDTVRLAPPLVLDEQQAHGFLSALSGALDSTTTKESD is encoded by the coding sequence GTGACTACCCTCAAGTCCAATGCGGACGGTCAGCAGCACTGGCAGTCGGCTCTCATGGACAACTACGGCACCCCCGGCCTGACCCTGGTGCGCGGCGAAGGCGCGCGAGTGTGGGACGCGGACGGCTCCGAGTACGTCGACCTGGTCGGCGGCATCGCGGTGAACGCGCTCGGCCACGCCCACCCCGAGGTGGTGCGCGCGGTCACCGAGCAGATTTCGAAGCTGGGGCACACGTCGAACCTGTACGTGAACCCGGTCGCGGTCGAACTCGCCGAAACCCTTCTCGACATCGCGGGCCTGAACGGACAGGGCAAAGTCCTGTTCGTCAACTCCGGCGCGGAGGCCAACGAGGCCGCGCTGAAGATCACCCGGCTCACCGGCCGCAGCAAGGTTGTCGCGGCGGAGGGCGCGTTCCACGGCCGCACCATGGGCGCGCTGTCGCTCACCGGGCAGCCGTCGAAGCGCGAGGCGTTCGAGCCGCTGGTTCCGGGCGTCACGCATGTTCCGTATGGCGACGTCGAAGCGTTGCGGGCCGCTGTGGACGGCGAGACCGCGGCTGTCTTCTTGGAGCCGGTGCTTGGCGAAGCTGGAGTGATTCCCGCTCCGGACGGCTACCTGCAGGCCGCGCGCGAGATCACCAAGGCCGCCGGGGCGCTGCTCGTGCTCGATGAGGTGCAGACCGGGATCGGGCGGCTCGGCACCTGGTTCGGCTTCCAGCAGGCCGGGATCGTGCCGGACGTGATCACGCTCGCGAAGGGTCTCGGCGGCGGGCTTCCGCTCGGCGCGGTGATCGGCGTCGGCGCGGCGGGCGACCTGCTCAAGCCGGGTCAGCACGGCACGACGTTCGGCGGCAACCCGGTGTGCTGCGCGGCCGGGCTGGCCGTGCTGCGCACGATCGTCCGGGACGACCTGCTCGACCACGTTTCGGCGCTGGGCAAGGACATCGCCGCCGGCGTCGAGGCGCTCGGCCACCCGCTCGTCTCCGGCGTCCGCGGCGCGGGGCTGCTGCTCGGCATCGGCCTGCGGGAACCGGTGTCCGCGGCGGTCGCGAAGGCCGCGCAGGACGCGGGCTACCTCGTCAACCCGGTCGCCCCGGACACTGTCCGGCTCGCCCCGCCGCTCGTGCTCGACGAGCAGCAGGCGCACGGCTTCCTCTCCGCGCTCTCGGGCGCGCTCGACTCCACCACCACGAAGGAATCCGACTGA